ATGTGCCTTCAGGGAGGAACCAGCAGCAGTTGGTTGGACTGAGTTCTGTCTTCTTATCCCCTGGTAGTCCCTCAGAGAAGCACAGTAAGTGCAGCCTCTTCTAACAGTGGTGTTTCTGTGTACAGCTGTGTTATTGTGCCCTTACATCCAGGCTCTTAAGAGTCTGCCTCAGCTCACTAATGGCACTTCATCAGCTGTAGTGGGGCCTGCCTGCTGACTTGTAACATTTCTGCcgatttttcaattttttttttctttttatgctctTGACTCTAAGTAAAGTCTTCAGTTTTCACTTCAGACACATTCTGAGTGTGAGCAGATGGgcacaagcagcagctcaggtgGAACCAGTGCAGGCAAACCACACTTCTCAGGGAGTTGCACTTGCTCTGTCCTAGGGAGAGGTGCCCTTCAGTTTGTGTGTGCCTCTGCAGGACATTGCTTCTTACCAGGTGTGATATTTTGATGAAACACTCTTTTTATTATTAGAAGATACAGCCCCTACCCCAGCTCATCTCTAAACAAAATCAACCCGTACTTATGTTGAGCTGTGAAAAATTGGTTTTCTGAATATACAACTGCATTAGTAAATAATGGCCTAAAATCAAATTAAGGCACTCTTTCCATGGCATCTTTCCTGACATCCCTTACTGTTCAGAGGAGCTGCCCATCAATCTCTGCAGTCACTGCATACTTTTCCATTGAATTCATCCTCCTTGCTGAGCGTGATGCTGCAGGaactgccagcagcagcttgaCAGTGGGTGGTTCGTgacctgtgctgctcagagccttcatttctctttgccCATCTCTGGcatgtgtgtgctgtgtgcagtCACTGCCTCCTCATGCACTGCACTGTCAGATCCTCAGGACTGGAACCGTCAATGCATGCATGTGGCATCTGGCAATGAGGACCCTGGTCTGCTGTGGTGCAAGTAAAGTTACTGTGAATAAATTTTGCTCTGTACAGGATTTTTGTGATGGAGAAGTAAGGAACAGTAAGGCATTGGTGTGTCTTTGTTTAGTATAACGAGTGCTGCCACAAGATCTGTGAAGGGCCACTAACACGCTTTGGCTGTAAGATCAGTCTCGAGTACAGAGCTTTTCAGACCAGGTGTCAGAGGCAGGAGGAGAAGGGCGGTGAGCAGGCAGGCATGGAGCTTCATATACTGCCCTGTCTGTCCTAGCCCATGTGTTCTGAGATGATTatctttaaatatgaaatattatcTTTAAATACACGAGAGCAATTATGTGTATAATAAACTGGGAAAGCCTGGCTTTGGATCTTGctgacattaggaaaaatttcttctcagaaagagtggtgaggcagtggcacaggctgcacagggaagtggtggagttaccatccctggaggtattcaagatacgtagctgtggcactgagggatgtggttagtgggcatggtggggatgggttggttggttggactaggtgatcttagaggtcttctctgaccttaatgattgtatgaCATTCATTGCAAAGCCTGTCATTTTCATATAGcaattatgtttttgttttagattGACGTCCTCAAGGCAGATGTGGAGAGTGCGGAGTGGAAAATTTTGGAAAACCTGATTCTGGAAGATGTTGTTGAGCAGATAGGGCAGCTGGTCTTTGAGGTGCACATCCACTGGCCTGGTTTTGAGGTCAGCGGCAATGACAGCACTGTGGTGCGGTACTGGTACAGTCTGCTCCGAGAACTGGAGCTGAAGGACTTCAGGCTTTTCCATACCTACAAAGACTTAACAAAACCGCAGATGTTTCTGAAAAAGGAAGCCTTCAACGCCAGTAGCTGTTACACACTGAGCTGGGTGAATACAAGATGGAAATAGCAGAAAGGAATCTATGACGTGTGACTGTGAGCCATCTGTCCCATAACATTATTAAGGAGGACCTTAGAGTCACTGGCTGAAGTTGCCGAATAAGCATACAGCGATTGCTGGTGGAATGGGCtggcatttgtttttaaacactgtCAAAAGAGCTAAAAGTGGAGCCTGGTCTTTTTGGCTTGTTTCTAGTTCAGGTGAAGTTCCACAGTGCCTTTTCTAGCACTGCAGCTGGCTGCCTCCTGACTCCTTCCCATAGAGCTCCCTGGCCCTGCCTCTCTCCCTGCCAGGGGCACACGGATGCTTGCAGAGGTGGTGGTTCTGATCTTGGGGACACAGGAGCATGTTCTGCTCTGCATGTGGGCTCTGAGCGCTGGCATGCAAGATGGATGCAGGGTGCTCCCAACAACCCAGCTCAGCCATTCCCTTAGAAGCTAAGCAATGAGAGGGAGCTAAAAACTATGTAGCAGGTggtttattgttattttaattaataattttgaCATTAAACTTTGCATTGAAATACAAGATCACACCTCTTCCATGTCTTTCTCGTTCTTTGCAGGGCTTGAAATGCCTGAAATGAGTCAGGCCTTGAGCATCAGTGTTGGCCACAGAGGCTGCAGACCTTGGGCTTCTTTGGAAGAGGCTTCAAAGCCCCCTGCCATGATGGTGAGGGCCTGGGTGGTGCAGGACTTGTGGGACTGGAGAGGGTTTGAATTTCTTCAGTGAAGGTCAGTTCTGTGTCCTCACACACTCAGATGTGTATCAGCCTTCCAAATCACACTGGAAATGTTAACTTGTGGTTAAATGTCAGACCCTTTCTGTTTTAAGAAATGCATGCTGGCTTTCAATCTGCTGCCTTTCAGCCTCACTGACAGTGCCTTGTTGTGCTGTGTGAAGTGAGTTATTGCCTCTCTGGTCCcatttttacttccttttaaaTGCTAGCCCATCCACTCTAGTGGCACTGGGATTTTCTGAACTGGAGTTTAATTCTAAGGGATCTCTTTGTGGGTTTGTGTGCACTGAACACCTTAGCCAGAGAAGGAGGAGGACACAGAGGACAGACCAGGCCTGCTGGTGCTCCCAGCTGTGCCTGTGTGCTATGTggagcagtgcaggaggtgTGCAAAGGCTCTGGGTATGGCTGCCTGGTTGTCACATTAATGAGCTCCCTGGCACTGTATTGGCTCAGGCCATCTGGGACCTTCCCATACCATTCCTAGGCACAGAGACAGCCCAAGTCAAGGACAGCTTGGGTCCAGCCACCTTGTGTTGGAAGCTCCTAGGGCTAGGAACATAGAACCACAGGATGGTTGAGGTTTACAGGGCCTCTTGGTCCATCTGGTCCAAaacctgctcaagcagggacacccagagcaggacATGTCTGGTACCGCTTTGTTTTCTGGTATCAGTGTGCTTGGTCCCTTTCCACAGTGACACAGAACAATCCgagggaagagctgctggaaTTGATGCCATGTTGCTGCTTGTTTGGATTTCCTGAGCCCAGCTGCTGGGCAAAGCACTCCGAGCAGGAGATGCCTTCTTAGTGGCAGCCACACTGCAAACCCTTGTGCTCCAAGCGTTGAGGCTGTGCAACAACACAGGGCCTTAAGGAGAGCCGTTGAAATGCATGAAGGTGTCACATCTCCTAAACCGAGCTACTGCTTGTTGGAACAGTCAGACAGTTCATCAGGGAATGGCTGCACTTCCACTCTTCAAATAATGGGATGGCAAAAGGCCCGGTGTGAGCCCTGCTTTGTTAATGAAGCATGAAAGCATAGGCTGAAGCTGTAGAGCGCAGGCTTTTCCTCCTGGTAAGTGATGGAGTACTCAGACTGGTAGGCTGTTACATAGTGATTAAAAACCAAATTATGTTCTCTTTTAGGTGTTAAAATTCCAAAGGGATGCAGACCTTTCATCATGTATTGCCCCGAAGAAGAAATGTAAATTCATTGTATATGGAAATTGCAGGAAAGGGCTGgaggtctgtcttgggacctGAGGTCAGAATTCTGTGTATCTCACCCAGTCCATGCTCAGGAATGCTAAGTAGCATCAGGAGCAACTTAGGCGTtagtaaatacattttctgaaagcaaaaattccAATAACTATGGCAATTAAAGAAACCTTATGTAAGATGCAGGATAGATAAAAGCAATTTATCATTCCTATGGCAGTTAGGAGATATTATAAGGAAAGGGAACAGCTCTCATTTCATGCTCTGTGCCTTTCTAAGCAGAGTTAGCACAGCCGTCCTTTCTGAGCTCTTGTGCTCCCACCCGTTGGCTTTTATCGGCCTCTTTGACCTAAAGGAGCAAAGCTTAATGAATCCATCTCCTATTTCTTTATGGCTGGGCTTTATGTAAAAGGAATGTGGTTACTTCTGAGCTGCACTGCTGCGGGGCAAATGCTGTGTGACTGCAGTTGTCTGCGTTGGCCCCAGAGAGGAGCCCAGTGCAtccaggagcagctctgggggAGCAGGGAGCATTGCAGAGGTCATCAAGTGGGTGGGAACACATCGGGAGGATTGATGtactgagctctgcagcagtcCTTAAAGtcggaaaagacctctaagatcacctactCCAACCaaccagcccatccccaccatgcccactaaccacatccctcagtgtcacatccacatgtttcttgaacacctccagggaggatgactccaccacctccctgtgcagcctgtgccactgcctcaccgctctttctgagaagacgttttttctaatatccaacttcATCAGGAGCACCTCTCAATTCTGAAAGATCGAAGAAAGCATAAATGGGATGTATCTGGCCTTTCTTGGCAGTAGCCAGCAAGGCATCACCTGGTCGCACACCTGAAGAAAATGCACTCATTCACTCTGGTGAATAATTCACAGCTGAGACCATCTGGTTAGTTCAGAGCCCAGGCTCTGGGAGCTCCGTTAGCTGCTCTCTTGCCCTTGAAGGGATCCTCAGGCTTACTCACTAAGAAGTCACTCCTAATTTCTTGCTGCTTGTTAATACAACGTCACATTTAATTGCAGTCAGTAAAAACTGAGTTTCAGTGGTAGTGGAAGGTCAGAGCTGACCCACATTCAGAGCCAAGTCTACGCTTCTCTCTGCAGCAACCAGAGAGTATTCAGACTGTGAACTTCCTTACTCTTTGCATTGGATTTCCACCATACGTGTGTCTTCTGTAGCAGTTTGCTGAAGGTAagctctgtgctcacagcacagctatAGTGCAGGCTgattgttctgtttgttttctcttagcATTGCTTCGTAAGAGTTTAAACTCCATCAACCCCCACTTACGCCACGGGGGAAGTGCTGAGGTGGTGAAGTACAGCAATGGTGGCTGTGGGGTGATGGTGTGATGATGCTGGGGGGGCTCTCCAGCTCCCAGAGATGTGTCTGTGTGGCTGTCAGTGGTCAGGGAGCCCAGCAGGGTTCATAGGGCTGAAATCACTCCCCAGGGGatttggttgttttcttcttttccaaacCAGAGGGCACGCAGCTCAGTGTTAACACCTCTCAGATTAGCCCAAGGACTGAGCCTGGCCCAAAGGACAAATCCAACACATTTGCAATAACACCTGATTTTAGCAGTCTCCCAGTGGTGCAAAGCACAGTGAGTTACACAGGGGCTTGCAAAGGCCCAATGCTTCCATATTTAGAATGTTTTAAATACGTTCTGTGGTGTAACCAGGTAACAAGCAGCTCTGAGGTCGGACTGCCAGGTTACCTCATGTCCACGCTTGGGTGAACATCATCTAAACTTGTTTGTAAGAGCTTTCAACTCTGCGGGGAGCTTCTACAAACAGAGCCCTTCCACAGGCAGTTCTCTCCAAGTGCTGCAAAACAGCAGTGGTGCAGTTGGCTTTGtgggtttatttgttttaatcagCTAGCTTAGCAGTAAAGATCTGTTTTACTGCAAAATATAACTTAAATTTTGAGTATATGCCAATGAAGTCAGCCTGCAGAAGCAAGTCTTTCAGTAGTCCCTGGGGCAAAAACTCCCTgtcagctgattttttttttttggtaaatagGCTCAACTGCTTGAAGTCTTGCAAGCAAAGCTTCCCACCCTGCCCTGCTTGCCCCTCTCACAGGCTGCTCCTTGTACAGAGCTTTTCTACCCAGGAGGAGGGAGGTTCTGTAACAACCAGCTGGTAGCAAGAAGGAAAGTACACAGTGGTACTGTGCTGTCAGGTTTGCAAGGCTTTACTGTTTAAATGAGCCTTTGAAGACCACGCTTTTAAATGGCGTGTTGAACATCTGCTTTTTGCTAAAAACTGGCTTTTTCCAAGGCAATCTTGGAGTCTTCTGGATGCACAGTAATTTGGATGTTTCCTTCTTGCAATGAGGGCAAAGAATGTGCAGCCCAATCTTCCTGGGTTGTAGGCTTTGTGTGAGACAGATGCCACGACCATCTGCCTTGAGAGAGACTGCCTTCCCACCTACTGGCAAGCTGCACTGGGATACGTGGGATATTCCCCCCTCtcacatatgaaaaaaaagtccATGAGGAAGGTGGCACAAGCCCAGAAGGACAATCAGGTTTCCAAGGCAGAACTTAGCAATGATAGCAATAGTTCACTTATTCACAAACCCCCACTGCAACAGTAATTGGTATTAAGTGGCCAGACACCACCACATCATTTCCTCGAGTTAGAGATGCATGTTAGAGGGACAAAAACcacagtgctgtcactgctgcccTCCATGCCAACTCACGGGTATTCCTCCTCGGCAGTGCAACAGGTTCCAGCCCCCAAGGAGCCCCTTTGGACTCGCTTGGTGTTAGGGGACACTGCTTGGAGCCTTTCCCTGCTCTGTCTGCCCACTGGCGGAGATGTGTCTAGACTTGTTCTGGCCAACATTTGTAGCAGACCAATTTCTGGCCTAACATGAAATTGAGAGGCAAGGAGAAGGACGCAATTAGCCTGGCCAGGAGTCCCTTCCCAGGTGGCTGCAGGAAGGACAAGCCTGGACTCCCACCGCGCAGACACCCACCGCCTCTTCCAAGCAGAGCAAAATTGCTGACACCGCCAGCTCCGGAGTCTTTGACTCTACAGCTGACAGGGAGGAATTATCCTCATAAAAATTCTCCCTGCAGGCTTTCATGCAGATGTGAGGAATTCCACATCGGATTAACAGGGTGACCAACAGCGAGGGACAAAGGAGTTGATCTATCTGACAGTTTCCAGTGGAATTTTGATCTGAGGCTTGTTGCAAACATTTAATCCTAACTCATCAACTCCAGAATTTATTGAGTCAGTGCTTCTTGGTTTTCTTCCCCAGAGACAACAGACAGTGCAGCACCACATGACTTTATACACTTATTTATGCATATACACGCACATGAATCAAGTACTGCTGGGTAGGTGATGAATGGAACATTGCAATATGAGCTGCAGAGCCAAAACTTGTGTCTACTgtcatttaaatgcttttaaacatTTGGGAAAGATGTTTCTGATAGGGGAGTTAATATACCAAACTTTTTCGAAGCAATTTATctgctttatttcctcttttcttccccagatCTTTATGCTGACATGCTGCTAATGTTTGGGCACACAGCTACACGttaggatgagagggaatggccttaagttgcatcaggggaggttcaggttggatgttaggaagaactcaggagtggtgaggcagtggcacaggctgcccagggaggtggtggagtcaccctggaggtgttgaagacgtgtaggtgtggcactgaaggatgtggtTAATGGGCAGGGTGGTGGGGGGTTGGGGTCGGagtaggtgatcttagaggtcttttccaaccttaaggattCGATATCCATTtaggaaatgtttttgaaggaaaaaaaagaagtgccgTTCTAAGTTATTTTAGCCAATTTTCTCCTTAAGCAGCAGACACGGCACATCAGAGCTCAACACCCAGCTCAGGAACAGCATGGCAGCAGCTCACTCCTACTCACATTCTTACCAGTCCAGAAAGAACAGtctcttttttccctgtgtGATCCTCAGGACATTTGCTacatcctttctctctctgaattctaccatttccattttcctgccCCAGCACTTACACAGGTGTGAGATTGGACAACGGATACAATTGGTACCAGAGC
This genomic stretch from Meleagris gallopavo isolate NT-WF06-2002-E0010 breed Aviagen turkey brand Nicholas breeding stock chromosome 2, Turkey_5.1, whole genome shotgun sequence harbors:
- the METTL24 gene encoding methyltransferase-like protein 24, whose product is MANSGCEVHRFDPSIKSAHIQEGQHLWYHRLSVDWRDPNPAIAAHKLHSNTKKLGTILNEFGHQKIDVLKADVESAEWKILENLILEDVVEQIGQLVFEVHIHWPGFEVSGNDSTVVRYWYSLLRELELKDFRLFHTYKDLTKPQMFLKKEAFNASSCYTLSWVNTRWK